A window from Nycticebus coucang isolate mNycCou1 chromosome X, mNycCou1.pri, whole genome shotgun sequence encodes these proteins:
- the SLC25A6 gene encoding ADP/ATP translocase 3 has product MTEQAISFAKDFLAGGIAAAISKTAVAPIERVKLLLQVQHASKQIAADKQYKGIVDCVVRIPREQGVLSFWRGNLANVIRYFPTQALNFAFKDKYKQIFLGGVDKHTQFWRYFAGNLASGGAAGATSLCFVYPLDFARTRLAADVGKSGAEREFKGLGDCLVKITKSDGVRGLYQGFNVSVQGIIIYRAAYFGVYDTAKGMLPDPKNTHIVVSWMIAQTVTAVAGVVSYPFDTVRRRMMMQSGRKGADIMYKGTVDCWRKIFRDEGGRAFFKGAWSNVLRGMGGAFVLVLYDELKKVI; this is encoded by the exons ATGACGGAACAGGCCATCTCCTTCGCCAAGGACTTCCTGGCCGGGGGCATCGCCGCCGCCATCTCCAAGACGGCCGTGGCCCCGATCGAGCGGGTCAAGCTGCTGCTGCAG GTGCAGCACGCGAGCAAGCAGATTGCAGCCGATAAGCAGTACAAGGGCATTGTGGACTGCGTCGTGCGCATCCCCAGGGAGCAGGGCGTGTTGTCCTTCTGGAGGGGCAACTTGGCCAACGTCATCCGCTATTTCCCCACCCAAGCCCTCAACTTTGCCTTCAAGGATAAGTACAAGCAGATCTTCCTGGGGGGTGTGGACAAACACACTCAGTTCTGGAGGTATTTCGCCGGTAACCTGGCCTCTGGAGGGGCCGCTGGGGCCACCTCCCTCTGCTTCGTGTACCCGCTGGATTTCGCCAGAACCCGTTTGGCTGCCGACGTGGGGAAGTCGGGCGCAGAACGGGAGTTCAAAGGCCTGGGAGACTGTCTGGTGAAGATCACTAAGTCAGATGGGGTCCGTGGCCTGTACCAGGGTTTCAACGTCTCAGTGCAGGGAATCATCATCTACCGGGCTGCCTACTTCGGCGTGTATGACACCGCCAAAG GCATGCTCCCCGACCCCAAGAACACCCACATTGTGGTCAGTTGGATGATAGCCCAGACTGTGACGGCCGTGGCTGGTGTCGTGTCCTATCCCTTCGACACTGTGAGGCGAAGGATGATGATGCAGTCGGGGCGCAAAGGAG CTGACATCATGTACAAGGGCACTGTGGACTGCTGGAGGAAGATCTTCAGGGATGAAGGGGGCAGAGCCTTCTTCAAGGGCGCCTGGTCCAACGTCCTCAGGGGTATGGGGGGGGCCTTTGTGCTGGTCCTGTACGACGAGCTCAAGAAAGTCATCTAA